In one Nocardia tengchongensis genomic region, the following are encoded:
- a CDS encoding Abi-alpha family protein produces the protein MDMTESSSGEDDPADPGTDIAVRETAPLPVHQGERRGSAGPVRAATGVVRVAMSAAVEASFWSLHTALGVTSVVLRGSMAGQPPREILSDAGAQVRHSVRQALGVPVPENLDATADSGHTALLRARGAELLRRSADFHAEDDTHHHTAYARILSELAPDEARVVRHLYLDGPQPAVEVKTGRSSYRGVFNLLGEDAALRYPNRIDEYLANLDRLGLIDVTREALGNPNRYQLLEAMPEVRRLLKRAGFGTKVLYRTIELTSFGAGFVRTCLPVPSLDSPASPGLQRAAGEP, from the coding sequence ATGGATATGACCGAATCCTCCTCTGGCGAGGACGATCCCGCCGATCCCGGCACCGACATCGCCGTTCGCGAGACCGCTCCGCTGCCGGTGCACCAGGGCGAGCGACGGGGTTCGGCCGGGCCGGTCCGCGCCGCCACGGGAGTGGTTCGGGTGGCCATGTCGGCGGCGGTCGAAGCCAGTTTCTGGAGCCTGCACACCGCGCTCGGAGTGACCTCGGTGGTGCTGCGCGGCAGCATGGCCGGGCAGCCGCCGCGCGAGATCCTCTCCGACGCCGGCGCCCAGGTCCGGCATTCGGTCCGGCAGGCGCTCGGCGTGCCCGTCCCCGAGAACCTGGACGCCACCGCCGACTCCGGCCACACCGCGCTGCTGCGGGCTCGCGGCGCGGAACTGCTGCGCCGCTCCGCGGACTTCCACGCCGAGGACGACACCCACCACCACACCGCCTACGCCCGCATCCTGAGCGAACTCGCGCCCGACGAGGCGCGTGTCGTCCGGCACCTGTACCTGGACGGGCCGCAACCCGCGGTCGAGGTGAAGACCGGGCGCAGTTCCTACCGCGGCGTCTTCAACCTGCTCGGCGAGGACGCGGCCCTGCGCTACCCGAACCGGATCGACGAGTACCTGGCCAACCTGGATCGCCTCGGCCTGATCGACGTGACCCGCGAGGCGCTGGGCAACCCGAACCGGTACCAGCTGCTCGAGGCCATGCCGGAGGTGCGGCGACTGCTCAAGCGCGCCGGCTTCGGCACCAAGGTCCTGTACCGGACCATCGAATTGACTTCGTTCGGCGCGGGATTCGTGCGCACCTGCCTGCCGGTGCCGTCCCTCGACTCCCCCGCCTCCCCGGGACTTCAGCGGGCGGCCGGAGAGCCGTAG
- a CDS encoding aminotransferase class V-fold PLP-dependent enzyme gives MLDIAGLRADTPGCENQVFLDSAGSSLPPRAVVETTIAHLRREAEIGGYRAANERLDDLHGVRTVIAELINADPAALAFSDSASRSWSDFFYSVPLAPGDRILISGADYGSNAIAALQRARRTGAVVEAIPADGSGQLDLDALAAMVDERVKLVSLVHVPTNGGLVNPVAEATRIAHRVGALVVLDACQSAGQLPLDVAELDVDALSATGRKWLRGPRGTGFLYVRPELARSLEPGRLDLRSAEWTAPGDYVLSPDAGRFEFWECSVATRLGLGAAVRYLLDLGPAAVYAAIAERAEYLRKALQELPGVEVRDRGIQHAGIVSFIVAGQEPIQVRDRLAAADITVTVSHRSSTLLDMSARELNSVVRASPHCFVSFEDLDRFVGAVRALA, from the coding sequence ATGCTGGATATCGCTGGATTACGGGCCGATACACCCGGTTGTGAAAACCAAGTGTTTCTCGACAGTGCGGGTTCCTCGTTGCCCCCGCGCGCGGTCGTCGAAACCACCATCGCACACCTGCGCCGCGAGGCCGAGATCGGTGGCTATCGCGCGGCCAACGAGCGCCTCGACGACCTGCACGGCGTCCGAACCGTGATCGCCGAGCTGATCAACGCCGACCCGGCCGCACTCGCCTTCAGCGACAGCGCCAGCCGCTCCTGGAGCGACTTCTTCTACTCGGTCCCGCTGGCCCCCGGCGACCGCATCCTGATCTCCGGCGCCGACTACGGCAGCAACGCCATCGCGGCCCTGCAACGCGCCCGCCGGACCGGCGCGGTCGTGGAGGCCATCCCCGCCGACGGCAGCGGGCAACTCGACCTCGACGCGCTCGCCGCCATGGTCGACGAACGCGTGAAACTCGTGTCGCTGGTACATGTTCCGACCAACGGCGGTCTGGTCAACCCGGTCGCCGAGGCCACCCGCATCGCACACCGGGTGGGCGCGCTGGTGGTGCTCGACGCCTGCCAGTCCGCCGGACAACTGCCCCTCGACGTCGCCGAACTCGACGTGGACGCACTGTCCGCGACCGGCCGCAAATGGCTGCGCGGCCCGCGCGGCACCGGATTCCTGTACGTGCGACCAGAATTGGCGCGCAGCCTGGAACCCGGCCGCCTGGATCTGCGCAGCGCCGAATGGACCGCCCCCGGCGACTACGTGCTCTCCCCCGACGCCGGCCGCTTCGAATTCTGGGAATGCTCGGTCGCCACCCGGCTGGGCCTGGGCGCGGCCGTGCGCTACCTGCTCGACCTCGGCCCGGCCGCCGTCTACGCGGCCATCGCCGAACGCGCCGAGTACCTGCGCAAGGCATTGCAGGAGCTCCCCGGGGTGGAGGTGCGCGACCGGGGCATCCAGCACGCGGGCATCGTGTCCTTCATCGTGGCCGGGCAGGAGCCGATCCAGGTGCGCGACCGGCTGGCCGCCGCCGACATCACCGTGACGGTGAGCCACCGCAGCTCCACGCTGCTGGATATGTCGGCCCGGGAACTGAACTCGGTGGTGCGGGCCTCCCCGCACTGCTTCGTCAGCTTCGAGGACCTGGATCGATTCGTCGGAGCCGTCCGAGCCCTCGCGTAG
- the egtA gene encoding ergothioneine biosynthesis glutamate--cysteine ligase EgtA has protein sequence MAVTASPADVLRSGLDVSEPGGEFSSRAAAEAYVGKVCFKQGPPLLIGAELEWLTAQGELSATNSRPDLTVLADALGPYAPRSISPDSPAHPLPGGSRVTLEPGGQIELSSAPFGTAAELCERLRADTTSLRELLESRGIRTLSAAADAVRQPLRVLGLPRYQAMERSFAALGPFGALMMCNTAATQVSVDAGADPAEIAVRWRVLHAVGPALLAAFARSPGLHTAPPGVWASQRMRAWQRLDPLRTRPPVQDWADPIAGYARWALDVPLLCVRSADPQAADWSAPPGATFADWLCGALDEEIGRRPDRSDLDYHLTTLFPPVRAAGHLEVRYLDAQPGDDWSVPVHAIDALLSDPGTITEATALAEATADRWSEAARCGLADPELRAAAVALLDLAAAHAATPTAAAELAAATERCRRGLMPTGREEGGGA, from the coding sequence ATGGCTGTCACAGCGTCACCCGCCGATGTGCTGCGCAGTGGCCTGGATGTCTCGGAGCCCGGCGGCGAATTCTCCTCACGCGCCGCCGCCGAGGCATATGTCGGAAAAGTCTGTTTCAAACAGGGCCCACCGCTGCTCATCGGCGCCGAACTGGAGTGGCTCACCGCGCAAGGTGAACTTTCGGCAACGAATTCGCGTCCGGACCTCACGGTCCTCGCCGACGCCCTGGGGCCGTACGCGCCACGGTCCATTTCCCCCGATTCCCCGGCTCATCCCTTGCCGGGCGGCAGCCGGGTCACCCTCGAGCCCGGCGGTCAGATCGAATTGTCCAGCGCCCCGTTCGGCACCGCCGCCGAATTGTGCGAGCGCTTGCGGGCAGACACGACCAGCCTGCGGGAGCTGCTCGAATCCCGCGGAATCCGCACCCTCTCCGCCGCCGCCGACGCGGTCCGGCAGCCGTTGCGTGTCCTGGGCCTGCCGCGTTACCAGGCCATGGAACGGTCCTTCGCCGCGCTGGGGCCGTTCGGCGCGCTCATGATGTGCAATACCGCCGCCACCCAGGTCAGCGTCGACGCGGGCGCCGATCCCGCCGAGATCGCCGTCCGCTGGCGGGTGCTGCACGCGGTGGGACCCGCCTTGCTGGCCGCCTTCGCGCGCTCTCCGGGCCTGCACACCGCACCCCCGGGTGTCTGGGCCTCGCAGCGCATGCGGGCCTGGCAGCGGCTCGATCCGCTGCGTACCCGGCCGCCTGTGCAGGACTGGGCCGACCCGATCGCCGGGTACGCGCGCTGGGCGCTCGACGTGCCGCTGCTGTGCGTGCGGTCGGCGGATCCGCAGGCCGCCGACTGGTCGGCCCCGCCCGGCGCCACCTTCGCCGACTGGCTGTGCGGAGCGCTGGACGAGGAGATCGGCCGCCGCCCGGACCGGTCGGATCTGGACTATCACCTCACCACTCTGTTCCCGCCGGTGCGCGCCGCCGGACACCTCGAGGTCCGCTATCTCGACGCGCAGCCCGGCGACGACTGGTCGGTGCCGGTGCACGCCATCGACGCGCTGCTGTCGGATCCCGGAACCATCACCGAGGCAACGGCTCTGGCCGAGGCCACCGCCGACCGCTGGTCCGAGGCCGCGCGGTGCGGTCTGGCCGATCCGGAACTGCGGGCCGCCGCGGTCGCCCTGCTCGACCTGGCCGCCGCGCACGCCGCGACGCCGACGGCCGCCGCCGAATTGGCCGCAGCCACCGAACGATGTCGTCGCGGTCTGATGCCCACCGGCCGCGAAGAGGGCGGCGGCGCATGA
- a CDS encoding nuclear transport factor 2 family protein, translating to MDSDAVAAISRLKFRYLRALDTKAWEEFADTMIPEATATYSEYLQFESRDAFLAFMRNTLGPHVITEHRCDHPEIDVHGDEATGTWYLADTVLIPGHNMLLRGAAFYTDKYVRCDDGQWRIAHTGYERTYEVVLSLSDLPSLRLTSSRWGLIARDPADTPRTEPSSDGSGTLG from the coding sequence ATGGACTCCGATGCCGTCGCGGCGATCAGCCGGCTGAAGTTCCGTTACCTGCGCGCTTTGGACACCAAGGCGTGGGAGGAGTTCGCCGACACCATGATTCCGGAGGCCACCGCCACCTACAGCGAGTACCTCCAGTTCGAATCGCGCGACGCCTTCCTGGCCTTCATGCGCAATACGCTGGGCCCGCACGTCATCACCGAACACCGCTGCGACCACCCGGAAATCGATGTCCACGGCGATGAGGCGACCGGCACCTGGTACCTGGCCGACACCGTGCTGATCCCGGGTCACAACATGCTGTTACGCGGCGCGGCCTTCTACACCGACAAGTACGTGCGCTGCGACGACGGGCAGTGGCGCATCGCGCATACCGGCTACGAACGCACCTACGAGGTGGTGCTCTCGCTCTCGGATCTGCCCAGCCTGCGCCTGACGTCCAGCCGCTGGGGGCTGATCGCCCGCGATCCGGCCGACACGCCCCGCACCGAGCCCAGCTCGGACGGGTCCGGCACGCTGGGCTGA
- a CDS encoding 50S ribosomal protein L25/general stress protein Ctc, with protein sequence MSDANLLEATVRTEFGKGAARRTRRDGNVPAVLYGHNEEPQHLAVSARAFAAILREHGTNAVLELDINGTKQLALTKSVVVHPIRRYIEHADLLIVRRGEKVTADVNVAIVGDAASGTLVTQEATTLSIEAEALHIPESIEVSIEGVEAGTQILAGGIELPKGVTLAGDPEALILNVIAAPAAAAEVEEAAAEEAAAE encoded by the coding sequence ATGTCCGACGCCAACCTTCTCGAAGCCACCGTACGTACCGAGTTCGGTAAGGGTGCCGCCCGCCGTACCCGCCGCGACGGCAATGTCCCCGCCGTGCTCTACGGCCACAACGAGGAGCCGCAGCACCTGGCCGTGAGCGCCCGCGCGTTCGCCGCCATCCTGCGTGAGCACGGCACCAACGCCGTCCTCGAGCTGGACATCAACGGCACCAAGCAGCTGGCCCTGACCAAGTCGGTCGTCGTCCACCCGATCCGTCGCTACATCGAGCACGCCGACCTGCTGATCGTGCGTCGTGGCGAGAAGGTCACCGCCGACGTGAACGTCGCCATCGTCGGCGATGCCGCCTCCGGCACCCTGGTCACCCAGGAAGCCACCACCCTCTCCATCGAGGCCGAGGCCCTGCACATCCCCGAGTCCATCGAGGTCTCGATCGAGGGCGTCGAGGCCGGCACCCAGATCCTGGCCGGCGGCATCGAGCTGCCGAAGGGCGTCACCCTGGCCGGTGACCCGGAGGCCCTGATCCTCAACGTCATCGCCGCCCCGGCCGCCGCCGCCGAGGTCGAAGAGGCCGCCGCCGAAGAGGCCGCCGCGGAGTAA
- a CDS encoding ABC-F family ATP-binding cassette domain-containing protein — translation MANLINLEAVSKSFGIKPLLDKVSLGVQEGERIGVVGMNGGGKTTLLEVLTGLEEPDSGRVSRVGFLRMAVVTQRGVLPEGATVGEVVLAGLAEDQRTDGVAEHEWAANPRIRSVVEGIGIADLGMDTPVAGLSGGERRRTALAAALVRDLDLLVLDEPTNHLDVEGVQWLAEHLTERRSALVVVTHDRWFLDTVATRTWEVQGGRVETYDGGYNDWIFARAERVRQADASEARRQNLARKELAWLRRGAPARTSKPRYRIEAAEALIANVPAPRDTVELASFARKRLGRVVIELEDATLAIPDGRELVTDLTWRLAPGERVGLVGVNGSGKTTLLRALAGDRELQSGKRIQGQTVKIGWLRQELDDLPLDMRVLEAVQDVAQRMMLGDKEISAGQLAERLGFTPAKQRTPVGDLSGGERRRLQLTRILMAEPNVLLLDEPTNDLDIDTLQQLEDMLDGWAGTMVVISHDRYLIERICDSTWALFGDGKLTNLPGGIEEYLRKRAALSGGATSAAGRSTAPATANSAAPATDSAAYRAARKELAKLERVLEKLTEREAKLHAALAEAATEPDKLVKLGTELKQVQAEKESTEERWFELAEG, via the coding sequence GTGGCCAACCTGATCAACCTGGAAGCCGTCTCCAAGAGCTTCGGCATCAAGCCGCTGCTCGACAAGGTGAGCCTCGGGGTTCAAGAAGGGGAGCGGATCGGCGTCGTCGGTATGAACGGTGGCGGTAAGACGACGCTGCTGGAAGTGCTGACGGGTCTGGAAGAGCCCGATTCGGGTCGCGTGAGCCGGGTCGGCTTCCTGCGCATGGCGGTCGTCACCCAGCGGGGTGTCCTGCCCGAGGGCGCGACGGTCGGCGAGGTCGTTCTCGCGGGCTTGGCCGAGGACCAGCGCACCGACGGTGTGGCCGAGCACGAATGGGCCGCGAACCCGCGCATCCGTTCCGTGGTCGAGGGCATCGGCATCGCCGACCTCGGCATGGACACCCCGGTCGCCGGTCTCTCTGGTGGTGAGCGCCGCCGCACCGCCCTGGCCGCCGCCCTGGTCCGCGATCTCGACCTGCTGGTCCTCGACGAGCCCACCAACCACCTCGACGTCGAGGGTGTGCAGTGGCTGGCCGAGCACCTGACCGAACGCCGCAGCGCGCTGGTGGTCGTCACCCACGACCGCTGGTTCCTCGACACCGTGGCCACCCGCACCTGGGAGGTGCAGGGCGGCCGGGTCGAGACCTACGACGGCGGCTACAACGACTGGATCTTCGCCCGCGCCGAGCGTGTCCGGCAGGCCGACGCCTCCGAGGCCCGCCGCCAGAACCTGGCCCGCAAGGAGCTCGCCTGGCTGCGTCGCGGCGCGCCGGCGCGAACCTCCAAGCCGCGCTACCGGATCGAGGCCGCGGAGGCCTTGATCGCCAATGTCCCCGCCCCGCGCGACACCGTGGAGCTGGCCTCCTTCGCGCGCAAGCGGCTGGGCCGCGTGGTGATCGAACTCGAGGACGCCACCCTCGCCATCCCGGACGGCCGGGAACTGGTCACCGACCTGACCTGGCGGCTCGCCCCCGGTGAGCGGGTGGGTCTGGTCGGGGTGAACGGTTCGGGCAAGACCACGCTGCTGCGGGCGCTGGCCGGGGACCGGGAACTGCAGTCCGGCAAGCGGATCCAGGGTCAGACCGTCAAGATCGGCTGGCTGCGCCAGGAACTCGACGACCTGCCCCTCGATATGCGCGTGCTGGAGGCCGTGCAGGACGTGGCGCAGCGAATGATGCTGGGCGACAAGGAGATCAGCGCCGGTCAGCTGGCCGAGCGGCTCGGTTTCACGCCCGCCAAGCAGCGCACCCCGGTCGGTGACCTGTCCGGTGGTGAGCGCCGCCGCCTGCAGCTGACCCGCATCCTGATGGCCGAACCCAACGTGCTGCTGCTCGACGAGCCCACCAACGACCTCGACATCGACACCCTGCAGCAGCTCGAGGACATGCTCGACGGCTGGGCCGGAACCATGGTGGTGATCTCCCACGACCGCTACCTGATCGAGCGCATCTGCGACAGCACCTGGGCGCTGTTCGGCGACGGCAAGCTCACCAACCTGCCCGGCGGCATCGAGGAGTACCTGCGCAAGCGTGCCGCGCTGAGCGGTGGCGCTACGTCCGCCGCGGGCCGCTCGACCGCCCCGGCCACCGCGAATTCCGCTGCCCCGGCGACGGATTCGGCCGCCTACCGCGCCGCCCGCAAGGAACTGGCCAAGCTGGAACGCGTCTTGGAGAAGCTCACCGAACGTGAGGCCAAGCTGCACGCGGCGCTGGCGGAGGCGGCCACCGAGCCCGACAAGCTGGTCAAGCTCGGCACCGAACTCAAACAGGTGCAGGCGGAGAAGGAATCCACCGAGGAACGCTGGTTCGAACTGGCCGAGGGCTGA
- a CDS encoding TetR/AcrR family transcriptional regulator, with protein sequence MTSAEPLRERLVTTGVTMLEDVGARELGLRAIAREAGVSHGAPRRYFPTHNALLAAIAAHGYADLRAEIDAAQGDTAFERVRRTCLIYIRFATARPEMFTLMFRHDLLEGAGENLRANWTLPLFTRWRQLVADCGGADADERALSLWTQLHGIAVVVANRSIEAVAPGTDIEALVARAVARHLAPHPG encoded by the coding sequence ATGACTTCGGCCGAGCCCCTGCGCGAACGACTGGTGACCACGGGCGTCACCATGCTCGAGGACGTCGGCGCCCGCGAGCTCGGGCTGCGGGCCATCGCCCGTGAGGCCGGGGTATCGCACGGCGCGCCCCGGCGCTACTTCCCCACCCACAACGCGCTGCTGGCGGCGATCGCCGCGCACGGCTACGCGGACCTGCGCGCGGAAATCGATGCGGCACAAGGTGATACCGCCTTCGAACGAGTCCGCCGCACCTGCCTCATCTATATCCGCTTCGCCACCGCGCGCCCGGAGATGTTCACCCTCATGTTCCGCCACGACCTGCTCGAAGGCGCGGGCGAGAACCTGCGGGCCAACTGGACACTGCCGCTGTTCACGCGCTGGCGGCAACTGGTCGCCGACTGCGGCGGCGCCGACGCGGACGAGCGCGCCCTGAGCCTGTGGACCCAGCTGCACGGCATCGCGGTGGTGGTCGCGAACCGCAGCATCGAGGCGGTCGCGCCCGGCACCGATATCGAAGCGCTGGTCGCACGGGCCGTCGCCCGGCATCTCGCACCGCACCCGGGCTGA
- a CDS encoding 1-acyl-sn-glycerol-3-phosphate acyltransferase produces MWYWLLKHIVVGPVLRLLGRPRIEGLHHVPKKGPLIIAANHLAVVDSLYLCLVLRRRVTFIAKQEYFTEGGWRGRVNRFVMNATGQVPVDRTGGSAGSESLAAAVRILESGGVWGIHPEGTRSPDGRVYRGRTGVIRVAMQTGAPVIPVVLSGTDRVNPRDGRFLRPAKVSISFGHPRYFLPAGQQAVRHATDELMADIVSRSGRPYVDCYATTFKQQAA; encoded by the coding sequence ATGTGGTACTGGCTCCTGAAACACATCGTGGTGGGGCCGGTGCTACGGCTGCTCGGGCGGCCCAGAATCGAAGGGCTGCACCATGTTCCGAAGAAAGGCCCGCTGATCATCGCGGCCAACCACCTCGCCGTGGTGGATTCGCTCTACCTGTGCCTGGTGCTGCGCCGCCGGGTCACCTTCATCGCCAAGCAGGAGTACTTCACCGAGGGCGGCTGGCGCGGGCGGGTCAATCGCTTCGTCATGAACGCCACCGGTCAGGTGCCGGTGGACCGCACCGGGGGCAGCGCGGGCTCGGAGTCGCTCGCGGCGGCGGTGCGCATTCTGGAGTCGGGCGGCGTCTGGGGCATTCACCCGGAGGGGACGCGCTCGCCCGACGGCCGGGTGTATCGGGGTCGGACCGGCGTGATCCGGGTGGCCATGCAGACCGGGGCTCCGGTGATTCCGGTGGTGCTGTCGGGGACCGACCGGGTGAATCCGCGCGATGGGCGTTTCCTGCGCCCGGCCAAGGTCAGCATCTCCTTCGGCCACCCGCGCTACTTCCTGCCCGCGGGTCAGCAGGCCGTGCGCCACGCCACCGACGAGCTGATGGCCGATATCGTCAGTCGTTCCGGCCGCCCGTACGTCGATTGCTACGCAACCACTTTCAAGCAGCAGGCCGCCTGA
- a CDS encoding Abi-alpha family protein, which yields MDVAEDRIPGQDVTRPGPRAVERSSDVEQRQISNEARLIRGAFRAAGLAVGTAVRGTEWAVGTSYEITKQITQAALDGESSADIAERTGAALRSIARSALGVTEGSVREIVSYVPTPMGAPQQAIANGSGLVRSATTDDLRRRGDALLARSADVYFTEDVHPAYDRILDQLAPDEARILRFMALQGPQPSVDVRTNRPLGIGSELVAGDLTSVPEQSGVRYPDRARNYLINLNRLGLTMTSEDPVVLSRYMVLEVQPVVEQALKKAGRVPKIVRKSLRLTEFGEDFCNTCFSINN from the coding sequence ATGGACGTGGCGGAAGACAGGATCCCGGGGCAGGACGTGACCCGTCCGGGACCTCGTGCCGTGGAACGCAGTTCCGATGTGGAGCAGCGGCAGATCAGCAATGAGGCCCGCCTGATCCGCGGGGCTTTCCGGGCCGCCGGCCTGGCCGTCGGCACCGCGGTGCGGGGGACCGAGTGGGCGGTCGGCACCAGCTACGAGATCACCAAGCAGATCACCCAGGCCGCGCTGGACGGCGAGTCGTCCGCCGATATCGCCGAGCGCACGGGGGCGGCGCTGCGGTCCATCGCGCGCAGCGCGCTCGGCGTCACCGAGGGTTCGGTGCGCGAGATCGTCAGTTACGTACCGACTCCCATGGGCGCGCCGCAGCAGGCCATCGCCAATGGCAGTGGTCTGGTGCGTTCGGCCACCACCGATGATCTGCGCCGCCGCGGGGACGCGCTGCTGGCCCGCTCCGCCGACGTCTATTTCACCGAGGACGTGCACCCGGCCTACGACCGCATCCTCGATCAGCTCGCTCCCGACGAGGCCCGCATCCTGCGTTTCATGGCCTTGCAGGGCCCGCAGCCGTCGGTGGACGTGCGCACCAATCGGCCGTTGGGTATCGGATCGGAGCTGGTCGCAGGGGATCTGACCTCGGTTCCGGAGCAGTCCGGCGTCCGCTACCCGGACCGCGCGCGCAACTACCTGATCAATCTGAATCGCCTCGGTCTCACCATGACCTCGGAGGATCCGGTCGTTTTGTCGCGATACATGGTGCTGGAGGTCCAGCCCGTCGTCGAGCAGGCGCTGAAGAAGGCGGGCCGAGTGCCCAAGATCGTGCGAAAGAGCCTGCGCCTGACCGAGTTCGGCGAGGACTTCTGCAACACCTGCTTCTCCATCAACAACTGA
- a CDS encoding fatty acyl-AMP ligase, translating to MSRFTDEMYATARVSHRGLVTGEPDAPLRQSWGEIHDIARRMAGGLAAAGIGPGDAVGVLAGMPVDIAPACQAAWMRGASITMLHQPTPRTDLQVWAHDTETVLGMIEARAVILGAPFEIAEPLLHERGIEVVTLDTMRAGAPIDPVPTGEDDIALQQLTSGSTGSPKAVRITHGNFFVNAYAMFDRVKFQLDDDVMVSWLPLFHDMGMVGFLSVPMQFGAEVVCVTPLDFLARPILWAELISKYRGTVTAAPNFAYSLLARRLRNADDGSLDLSSVRYMWNGAEPVDADTMDTLAEAGKRFGLNPMALTPVYGMAETTLAVSIPDPGLGQILDTVDADLLEALGKAVPVRDPEHHHGGIRRLPTLGYLVDNLEGRVVDAERRSLPARSVGVIELRGPAVTSGYVTVEGFRPARDDQGWLDTGDIGYLTEEGLVVVCGRIKDVIIMAGRNIYPTDIERAALRVKGVRPGNAVAVRLDAGQKRESFAVVVESNDHQDPDEVRRIEHDIVHAVFSEVGVRPRSVTVLGPGALPKTSSGKLRRSATATTVA from the coding sequence GTGAGTCGCTTCACCGACGAGATGTATGCCACCGCCCGCGTTTCACATCGCGGCCTGGTGACCGGAGAACCCGATGCGCCACTACGGCAGAGCTGGGGCGAGATCCACGACATCGCACGCCGCATGGCGGGCGGGCTGGCGGCCGCCGGCATCGGCCCCGGCGACGCGGTAGGCGTGCTGGCCGGCATGCCGGTCGACATCGCACCGGCCTGCCAGGCCGCGTGGATGCGCGGCGCGTCGATCACCATGCTGCACCAGCCCACACCGCGCACCGATCTGCAGGTGTGGGCGCACGACACCGAGACCGTGCTGGGCATGATCGAAGCCCGCGCGGTCATCCTGGGCGCACCGTTCGAGATCGCGGAACCCCTACTGCACGAACGCGGCATCGAGGTGGTCACCCTCGACACCATGCGCGCGGGCGCCCCCATCGACCCGGTCCCGACCGGCGAGGACGATATCGCCCTGCAGCAGTTGACATCCGGCTCCACCGGCTCGCCCAAGGCGGTGCGGATCACGCACGGGAACTTCTTCGTCAACGCCTACGCCATGTTCGACCGGGTGAAGTTCCAGCTCGACGACGACGTGATGGTCAGCTGGCTGCCCCTGTTCCACGACATGGGCATGGTCGGATTCCTCAGCGTCCCGATGCAATTCGGCGCCGAAGTGGTCTGCGTGACCCCGCTGGACTTCCTGGCCCGGCCCATCCTGTGGGCCGAGCTGATCTCGAAGTACCGCGGAACCGTCACCGCCGCACCGAATTTCGCCTACTCGCTGCTGGCCCGGCGATTACGGAACGCCGACGACGGGTCCCTCGACCTGAGCAGCGTGCGCTACATGTGGAACGGCGCGGAGCCCGTCGACGCCGACACCATGGACACGCTCGCCGAGGCCGGGAAACGCTTCGGCCTCAACCCGATGGCCCTCACCCCCGTCTACGGCATGGCCGAGACCACCCTCGCGGTCTCGATCCCGGACCCGGGACTGGGCCAGATCCTCGACACCGTCGACGCCGACCTGCTCGAGGCGCTCGGCAAGGCGGTGCCGGTGCGCGATCCCGAACACCATCACGGCGGGATCCGCCGGCTGCCCACCCTCGGGTACCTGGTCGACAATCTCGAAGGCCGGGTGGTCGACGCCGAACGCCGGTCACTGCCCGCGCGCAGCGTCGGGGTCATCGAATTACGCGGCCCCGCGGTGACTTCCGGCTATGTCACCGTCGAGGGCTTCCGCCCCGCTCGGGACGACCAGGGCTGGCTCGACACCGGCGACATCGGCTACCTCACCGAGGAGGGCCTGGTGGTGGTCTGCGGCCGGATCAAGGACGTCATCATCATGGCCGGCCGTAATATCTACCCCACCGATATCGAGCGAGCGGCCTTGCGCGTCAAGGGCGTTCGGCCCGGCAATGCGGTGGCGGTCCGGCTCGACGCGGGCCAGAAGCGCGAAAGCTTCGCCGTGGTGGTGGAATCCAATGATCATCAGGACCCGGACGAGGTGCGCCGCATCGAGCACGACATCGTGCACGCGGTGTTCTCGGAGGTGGGGGTGCGCCCGCGCAGCGTCACCGTGCTGGGTCCGGGCGCGTTGCCCAAGACCTCCTCCGGCAAGCTGCGCCGCTCGGCGACGGCCACCACCGTGGCCTGA
- the pth gene encoding aminoacyl-tRNA hydrolase, which translates to MTEATAGPALVIGLGNPGSEYERTRHNVGFMVADLLAERVGGRFTAHKKSGADLLEARLDGRKVLLAKPRTYMNLSGRPVAALAKFFSVPATEVIVVHDELDLPFGQIRLKRGGGEGGHNGLRSISQALTTKDYLRVRFGIGRPPGRQDPADYVLKPFSAPERKEVPVIVEQTADAVELLLRVGLETAQNQLH; encoded by the coding sequence ATGACCGAGGCAACGGCCGGGCCCGCGCTCGTGATCGGTCTGGGTAATCCCGGATCCGAGTACGAGCGCACCCGGCACAATGTCGGTTTCATGGTCGCCGACCTGCTCGCGGAGCGGGTCGGCGGTCGTTTCACCGCGCACAAGAAGTCCGGCGCGGATCTGCTCGAGGCGCGCCTGGACGGGCGCAAGGTGCTGCTGGCCAAGCCGCGTACCTACATGAACCTGTCCGGGCGGCCCGTCGCGGCGCTGGCCAAGTTCTTCTCCGTGCCCGCCACCGAGGTGATCGTCGTGCACGACGAACTCGATCTCCCCTTCGGCCAGATCCGCCTCAAGCGCGGCGGCGGCGAGGGCGGGCACAACGGGCTGCGTTCGATCTCGCAGGCCCTCACCACCAAGGACTATCTGCGCGTCCGCTTCGGCATCGGCCGTCCGCCGGGCCGCCAGGATCCCGCCGATTACGTGCTGAAGCCGTTCTCTGCGCCGGAGCGCAAAGAGGTTCCGGTGATCGTCGAGCAGACCGCGGACGCGGTCGAGCTGCTGCTGCGCGTGGGCCTGGAAACCGCGCAGAACCAATTGCACTGA